The proteins below are encoded in one region of Silene latifolia isolate original U9 population chromosome 2, ASM4854445v1, whole genome shotgun sequence:
- the LOC141642516 gene encoding uncharacterized protein LOC141642516 produces MSSAKETGRKTPDAEVDKTNKGPRRVEMSDDSECDANKESGNDDEESKPTWMTKSDAKLKALTDVHVKTRELVRCLSRGEFFAELDGRDQARAAREEARISKSLDIGDPEEREDSLAPEVPAPSEIKEDVNPNINEESSKTGGGSKITPSSAQGMAGASSAQGPVKEEEIRAVLLQRSPLTTSELVATFKATLKSPENKKAFADILKRISKIHKMNNNQNYVVLRKDVKEKEIRPVLLQRSPLTTSELVATFKAILKPFEDKKAFAKKLKRILKLQKTNTYQNYVVLSKLSKSGKELKKLFGRSNGLNDSDGHNEDGGSSKRKLVPLIAKLHCRKGFVICQDDEGRPSPVSAPKLKDLKEGANDSSPAKSAAGKFSPGTRHSKFANGKRNNGDDTKPASGSALKKIKSESDGKPNTKDESSKTGGCSKITPSSAQGMAGASSAQGPVKEEEIRAVLLQRSPLTISELVATFKARLKSPEDKKAFADILKRITKLQKTNNNQKYIVLRK; encoded by the exons ATGAGTAGTGCAAAAGAAACTGGAAGAAAAACCCCTGATGCCGAGGTCGATAAAACGAATAAGGGTCCTCGACGTGTAGAGATGAGTGATGATAGCGAGTGTGATGCTAATAAGGAGAGTGGTAATGATGATGAGGAGTCGAAACCCACTTGGATGACTAAATCTGATGCTAAGCTTAAGGCACTTACTGATGTGCATGTAAAGACACGGGAGCTTGTTCGATGTTTGAGTCGTGGTGAGTTCTTTGCTGAATTAGATGGGCGAGATCAGGCCCGAGCTGCTAGAGAGGAGGCACGTATCTCTAAGAGTCTTGATATCGGAGATCCTGAGGAACGAGAAGACTCACTGGCACCAGAAGTTCCTGCCCCCTCAGAGATTAAAGAG GATGTCAATCCCAACATAAATGAAGAATCTTCAAAAACAGGCGGAGGTTCAAAAATTACACCATCATCTGCTCAAGGGATGGCTGGCGCATCATCTGCTCAAGGCCCCGTGAAAGAAGAGGAAATTAGGGCCGTTTTATTGCAGAGATCTCCTTTAACCACTTCTGAACTTGTCGCTACATTTAAAGCTACACTGAAGTCCCCTGAG AACAAGAAGGCATTTGCAGATATTTTGAAGAGGATATCAAAGATCCACAAGATGAATAACAATCAGAACTATGTTGTGTTGAGGAAGGATGTCAAAGAAAAGGAAATTAGGCCTGTTTTATTGCAGAGATCTCCTTTAACCACTTCTGAACTTGTGGCTACATTTAAAGCTATACTGAAGCCCTTTGAG GACAAGAAGGCATTTGCAAAAAAATTGAAGAGAATATTAAAGTTACAGAAGACTAATACCTATCAGAACTATGTTGTGTTGAGCAAATTGAGCAAATCAGGGAAAGAGCTGAAGAAGTTGTTTGGCCGATCCAATGGCCTCAATGATTCTGATGGACATAATGAGGATGGCGGGTCTAGCAAAAGAAAGTTGGTTCCTTTGATTGCCAAATTGCATTGCCGTAAAGGTTTTGTAATATGTCAGGATGATGAGGGCCGCCCTTCTCCTGTTTCGGCTCCAAAGTTGAAAGATCTCAAGGAAGGAGCTAATGATAGTAGCCCTGCAAAATCAGCTGCTGGTAAATTTTCTCCAGGGACTCGTCACTCAAAATTCGCTAACGGAAAGAGGAACAATGGTGATGATACAAAACCTGCTAGCGGCAGTGCTTTGAAGAAGATAAAGTCTGAAAGT GATGGCAAGCCCAACACAAAAGATGAATCATCAAAAACAGGTGGATGCTCAAAAATTACACCATCATCTGCTCAAGGGATGGCCGGCGCATCATCTGCTCAAGGCCCGGTGAAAGAAGAGGAAATTAGGGCTGTTTTATTGCAGAGATCTCCTTTAACCATTTCTGAACTTGTGGCTACATTTAAAGCTAGACTGAAGTCCCCTGAG GACAAGAAGGCATTTGCAGATATTTTGAAGAGGATAACAAAGTTACAGAAGACTAATAATAATCAGAAGTATATTGTGTTGAGGAAGTAA